The Zea mays cultivar B73 chromosome 7, Zm-B73-REFERENCE-NAM-5.0, whole genome shotgun sequence DNA segment ACTGACAAGTGAACCATGAGAAGCATGTCACCACAGACCACCAACCATTGTGTACTATCCAGGCCTAGAAACATGTCCGCGTCCCAGACAACTGCTACTTCCTGCAAGCTCAGCTGAGGTTCCAACTGTATTCTGTGAAGCCTCCTAAGTAAGTCAATAGCAAATATCTCACCTTTGAACGACACGATTTGACTAATACACTCGACACCCAAAGGGTGCTCAGACCAAAAGTCTGATCCAACCTTCCACTGAAAAATGGATGATCTTGAGCAAAATAGGAGACATGAATTAGATAAGTTGATTGGAGCAACAAGGGCTCCATGGTAGACATTGCGGTTGTCAGTGAATTTGAGCTTGGGAGGCCGCACGGTAGCACCGCTGTACACATTGACAAGGAGGCATTGCTCCAAATTGGAGAAGATAAGATAACCATATGAGCAGCCCAAATACCGCATGTAGACCTGAAAGTCTTGGAGGGCCGAACAACTAAGGGAGGAGGTTTGCTTCGCAGGATCAGTGAGCTGCCAATTGATATCGGATAAAAGTTTTGCCCTCATGTACCAGCGATGGGGGTGAGAATCACAACCATCTGATCGAAGGTGGAGAGGTGGGATGTTAAAGGTATATACAGGTGGGAGGGAAGAGAGCACAGCGCGCCAAGAACGGCAGGTGCCAATGAAAGCAAGGAGATCATGGAATGAGCTAACAAGAACAATTATTTGGAGAAGCAGGCTGTCCAAGAGATCCACCCAAACATCAGGGCCAGG contains these protein-coding regions:
- the LOC100273748 gene encoding uncharacterized protein LOC100273748; the protein is MAGRRRRCVHPRQARLLPLPSPGVPSPLESNTLREVAVAESPSKKICHALSSTPSSAPGPDVWVDLLDSLLLQIIVLVSSFHDLLAFIGTCRSWRAVLSSLPPVYTFNIPPLHLRSDGCDSHPHRWYMRAKLLSDINWQLTDPAKQTSSLSCSALQDFQVYMRYLGCSYGYLIFSNLEQCLLVNVYSGATVRPPKLKFTDNRNVYHGALVAPINLSNSCLLFCSRSSIFQWKVGSDFWSEHPLGVECISQIVSFKGEIFAIDLLRRLHRIQLEPQLSLQEVAVVWDADMFLGLDSTQWLVVCGDMLLMVHLSVTIDSPCSGFSETFNVCRLDFQVEPAKWVKVDNMGDNALFVGTDGRSPTFSCLGPEKWGGKRNCIYIASPLADSNEPWGVFEVGQAVRCYNAKKYLTRVHSSRLPSLWVLPSLVYGVGQ